In Tachysurus fulvidraco isolate hzauxx_2018 chromosome 9, HZAU_PFXX_2.0, whole genome shotgun sequence, the sequence GGGAACAGAACTCACTCAAGTAGGTTTATAAAcgccattttctttctctccatccaACTAGCACGAGATAATTGATATGACACGAAATAATCCACATCTGCCACTGCAAAACTCATATAATAATTGGGTAGATTAGGGGTTTTTAAGCCTGCAGTAGTGATGATGGTAATCCTATTTCAAAGCAGTGGCACCTCCGCCTCtaacatcacacagacattatatttatcctaaatatttacacaaatccCATCGCAGAATTAACACAAATGATATCAAATTAACCATTAGATCAATTCTGTCTGTCACAGTATGTACATAAGACATTAAAACACTAcgatattgtttgtttgtgtgtgtgtgtgtgtgtgtgtgtgtgtgtgtgtgtgtgtgtgtgtgtgtgtgtgtgtgtgtgtgtgtgtttgtgtgtgtacagttgtaATACCATCATGGCGATTTTTGCAGATAAATGTTGAAAATTGTTTTGAAGAGGAGGACATTGCTTTTCAATTTTTAAGATTCTAAGAAGTTAAAATAGTGAGATCTAAAATATCTGTTGAAATGTAGTGATGCACTTTGGAATAGTCTCCACttattatacaatattaaacaaataaataacaatccATTTTCTCATATTAAGCAGTAAATCTTCACTACCATGCATAGTCTCAATGGGTTTGCACTTTTCTTGACTCAGAAGATTAAATTTGTGTCCTAGATTGCATATTTTCCCCCTTTCCCCATTTCCAGCATTTCTCAGCCCAATGCCAGATTGGAAAATTCCTAAATACTAATTTAAAGTCACCTTCATATGTAGCTTTGTAAAGTGTCATTTTACTCAACAAATGGGAACTTTTAGGATACCCTCTAGTTCTTAAagtctaagaaaaaaaaatgtaaaaaaacaaacaacaaaaaatcttaCTATGCCTCATACTGTGCCGGAATTCACAGGTTCCTCAGTACTACTTTTAAAATACAtctttttcaataaaaaaaatgcatgtgttACCAGTTGTGTGTctgataaaacatttattatggaTTAATGCATTGCTTATATAtacagtgaaaaagaaaaatagtgtTACATAATAGAGTTTAGATCGAAACGCAGCTTTCCGTTGGATACAATGGACACATTGTGGAACATTATTAGAGGGGAATTACATCACTGGAGGCATTTTTTTAGTGAAACATTAACTTGTAAATTGAAGCAGGAGACTTGGTGATGACATTTGAAGGCTCATGTCCTGTGACCATTTGGACAGCCATGTTACTGGTTTTAAGCTATGAAGAACTTACTGCCAAGAAATGCCAGTTCTAATttattatatagttattatGCCTTTCAGCATATTAGACTattgcttttaatttttttttcactgtaactGGTTTATTTATCTAGAGGACTGAGAACTGAACACTAGGTTGGTTACATTCCTGTCCCTACAGTTACCAGCTAGTAAAAAGAACCATAAAAGGGAATCTTTTAAGTGGTAATCAACAACACAAAGATACCTGGTGTTGTCTAGAGACAAACAATAATCAACAAAGGTCACTAGTTTAAAAGGATAAGGAAACTTGCACTGCCCCCTATTGGCTAATTTATGTCAGTTTTTGTCACACTGGAGTAATGGATTCATGGGTAATAAATGAGCAATTGTCAGTGTCCTAAGACAGActataaaaattaaacacactTAAACACTCTGATCATTATGAccatttttattactgtttcatTTTTGGTATCTTTGCCTTTTGTCATTATTCTGCTGCAAGCTGTTTGCCTGTTAATGCCTGGAATAAAACTGATGTAATAAATGTGTGCAAATTATGAATCATTGAAACCATTTTACcaagaacactgaacactaagtTTTACTGTAATAGAAGcaaaaaaatgatttcataATCATTTATTAAGCAAGCTGATGAAGGGGGACTAAATGTTTTAAAGCACGCAGAATATCAATCGATATGTTAGTATATGTGTAATGCATGGAAAAAAATGCACGTATAGTCAGAGAACCTCATGAATATTTGATAAGCTGCGCGGTGGGCGTGGACAGCGGACCAATGAGAAGCTCGGCTGAGTCTCCGCAGTTCTCGTTATTCGAACAGAGAAGGCGAACGGAGCGGACAGCCATCAGCGCAGCCGAACAGCGAGCATCCGCGCAATACCACCGGGTTCACAGTGAATGAAAGGGAAAAGATCAGCCATCATGTCCCAAGCGACTCTGTCCCCAGCCGGGGCTCAAATGCACAACCAAACTTTGCTGGGCAACACTGGGATGCAGATCCGTGCCGCGATGGAGCGCGTATAATGAAGGATTTGACGTGGAAGAAAGGCGCGCAAAGATGTCATTGCCCTTGCTTAAGATCGGAGTTGTGCTCAGCACCATGGCCATGATCACTAACTGGATGTCGCAGACTCTGCCCTCGCTCGTTGGCCTGAACAGCACCAGGCTGATGGCGGCTCCGCCTGCAGGAGCGGACCGCAGCACGGCTGTGAGTTACCGAGATTCATATCACACTCCACACATCTGAGCACAGTAAACTGATGCCATATGATCAGGAGAGCATATGTGCAGCGCGTAGAGctaattacagaaaaaaaaaccctgtttgCAAACAAGGATGGAATTCATTTCATTAAATAGAATTTTGTGTGATTCTTAAATTGATCCGTTTATTGCTTTCCACATTGCATCAGGATTTCTTTTGACATTTCTGAAATGATGTCAACAATAACTGGATAATGTATCACTGGTGTAATTGtcatcactgtttttttttctttctttgaataCATTTGGAGACATTCCACAGTTGCACCAAATACAGAAGGCAAGCAATTAAAAAAtacttctttgtttgtttgtcaatTAATTAGGATCTCTGTTTTGTTGGATATTTTGCCTGCGATCCTAAATTCTAATTGCACACTTTAACAGAATGAAATAATCAAGAGTAAACATTCAGCATGTGAAATGTTAGAAAACCATGATGAGCTGTTTAATCAGCTAGTTTAAAACCCAGTCCTGGTTTACACGAATATGATTGGGATTTCTTAAAAAGCAAGCAATATGGCCTGGTTTCTGTAAATAGTGCCATCAAATGTGTCTGGTGTAATTATTTGGAGTGTACAGTTgcaagtgagagagtgagagagaactgaagggcggagaatttcttttaaatgtctCCCTAAATGCACAATTCTTAAGAAAGTCAGCATGAATGTGCTTTTTCAAAAGCATTTTGCTATAAAGGTCCATTTAAATGGATTATTACTGGGTCTATCCAGCCATAATGATTTAATATTGTGGCTTTCTAGATATTCTTaacataattttatttcataaactCATTATTCAGCTATTAAAATATTGATAACAAGCTTTGGCGTGATAAAAGTCTCTTGTTGTGGTCATTGGAATTTTGGATATAAAGGACATTTTTGCTGTTGCAAAAATccagatgacttttttttagatgtgaagaaaaaatgattataaattgaTGCATCATATGTGAAAACTCCTGAAACCCAGCAGCTGTGAGTTGTATATGTGTGAGGGCCCTTCATTTGTACATGCAGCTCTCTGGGGGAAAGTGTTCAGCTTGTGTGAATGCATCATCAGTTGCACATGGCACATGCCCAGCGTGATGACATAAGTGAAAAGTCTTGCTGGGTTCTTAGTAGGAGCACAGATTcgtgcagagacacagaaaaataattagGATTTCTGCTGTGCCAGAAGAATTTTATGGGCACctattaaagaattaaaatgatagggcacagtgcctctggactctCTCACACTGACCTCGtttgtctctgtgcctgtctgtctttttgtctgttgcCTGCTATGTCCAGGTGCTGCCTGCAAACCCGGAGGAGTCGTGGCAGGTGTACAGCTCAGCACAGGACAGTGagggcaggtgtgtgtgcaccGTGGTGGCTCCTCAGCAGACCATGTGCTCACGGGATGCCAGGACTAAGCAGCTGAGACAGCTCCTTGAAAAAGTAACCTTTATTCATAttcagtataacacacacacagacacacacacacacacacacacacacacacccacccacccccacatgtatatatactgtagaccCTCTTGCACAAATGTATCTGAAATGACCTTCCAGTACTTTCATATTATGTAAAGCACTGGGAATATTTTGATAAGAAGTGCAGATTTGGCACTGCTCCCAAGTACAAAATGCTCTCCTTAAGTACGTGGTGCATGGTCATTTCCCGTCTGTTTTCACAATTCCAACAGGTACAGAACATGACCCAGTCCATCCAGACTTTGGATGAGAGGACACAGAAAGACCTGCAGTACGTTCATCGAATGGAGGTGCAGCTGCGTGGCCTGGAGACTAAATTCAAACAGGTGGAGGAGAACCACAAGCAAAATATTGCTAAGCAATACAAGGTATGGCAAGATACTGTGCTCACCCATCCATTCTTTTAGGCTTATCGATTCCATTTTTAGCCATGACAGCTGTCTGCATTTTAACAGCCTTTGATGTTTCCCtgctttatttgctttattgtcGAATAACTTTGATTAATGTGCTTAAGACTAATTGGtttgtgttggaaaaaaaactaaatcaaaCAAGGAGAGAAAATATTTAGCTCTACCAGTTTCTTGGATCACGAATTAAAATGCAGTCCTAATAATTAATCCGCATGAAAAGCCTGCTCAGTCTCCAaaccatttaacatttaacatgctGTTTATTTCTGCATGTACAGGGCATGTACAAATGTGATATTTTGGTTacagaattaatttatttattatttatgtaaggGCAAAGTGAATTATGAAAGAAATAGTCACTTCTCCTAAGGCACTTCTCCTAAGAAGTCCTCTGTGTCCTCCATAGTGCCTTATGAATCTTTAATGAGATTTTAATCCTCTTTAAATATTAGCTTTATTTATAGCTTCGCTGCCTATGTTTGATGTAGcagttattttaattaattaccaCAGTCATTATCACAATTATTTGCACAGTTACACAGCGATTCTTTGTGTATCTATTTGCATGCTGCATCTTTTACCCATTTTTATGTTAATGTGTCATCTTGTGAATACACCTGTATCTgggtatagtgtgtgtttgtgtttcagacaGGCTAGTGAGTTAGCTATTCAACAGTTTCTCATTTTCTTGCTTGCAGGGCTAaaattatgaattatgaatATCAAAGCTGCAGAGACTGAAGAGCAAGTTCAATCCCATTGTAATCCCGAGCTGGTCTACTGAACCTTTGCaccatttagtttattttaagcCAATAAGCACTTTTAAAGCTCATGTTGCGCTCTTTCTGTGCATGCCATTGTAGAAGCATTCCattactaaatatttatttatgttatggtGAATTTCTTCGTGTCTTTCCTCATTCAGGTTTGTTAATGCACATTTTGTTACCAGGGAAACAAAGTAATGAGTAAACAATGTTGTATGTGATGCAAAGCATGTAATCACTTAAGACATTGCATTTTAAACATTGAAAAATAAAGGAGTTTTACCAATTGTTCTTTGTGTACTGAGGAGTTGTTTTATGATTCTTTTGATATGTCATATCCCACATCTGCGTTAGGCACACATTGCACTCAGGCTAGGTTAGACAGAGAGGGCATGTTAGGGCTGGATAGGTGTTTGGACAGGACGGTTGCACACATGCCTACTGAACCAAGCCTATTTTAACCTTACAGGCCATAAAAGCGAAAATGGAGGAACTTAGGCCAATGATACCAGTGTTGGAGGAATACAAGGCCGATGCAAAATTGGTATTGCAGTTTAAAGAGGAGGTCAAGAATCTGACGTCAGTGCTAAGCGAGCTGCAGGAGGAGATCGGAGCCTTTGACTACGAGGAGCTCCACAGCAGGGTGTCAAATCTTGAGGAGAGGCTTCGTGCCTGCATGCAAAAATTAGGTAGGCTGAGTTTGAGCACAAACATCAACACCTTCTAGCTAAACTCACATTAGTCAGATATATAAATCTGTTGGGTTCACATTAGTCAGATATATTTGTATCAATAGATGTAACTGagcttttaaacacacaaagacgCAAAATTAACGTTTCAGCATGTACAGGATATAATATGACTAATAACATGGTTAATGACAAGCAGAGTAACAAACAGGTAAGTTTAAATCATATATGAACAGAATAGAAATCAGTAGTTAGAATGCATATTTAGTAAGCAAACACTATTATTTAGTAAGATGGAGATACAAAAGCTTTTACAATTCACTTCAAAATATAATACCTTTATTTAACATGACATAAATGTGCAGGACATCATATAAGAAAGagctatttttattaaatgtgaataTCATTGTCATCCTCATACAGTCTTTGGGCTGACATTGAGTGATGGAACTCTTTTTTCACACCTAGAATGAAGTGATGAGCATCAATCTGCCATAATGAATAAATCAAGGACctctggatatatatatatatataaccttaAAGCTGTTGGGGGAGGATAGATCAGCTGATGCTGCTGAATGCAGACAGAGCCTCCATTTCAGCAAACTGCTCTGGGAGTAGGGGATTCGTTTGAAAGCAAATTGGACATTTTCACAgatatacaaagaaaaaatacaatgccatactaaatgaataaatgcctTTGGAGACATAACCTTCATGCTGTTGAAGTAAGATGGATCAGATGGTGCAGTTAGACATATCTTCCAGTTAACACAAACTGTTCTTGGGAATAAAAGATTCGTCTAAAAGTAAATTGgatttttaacaaaattacaaagaaaaaaaatggaattcaTCTTATACAATTTCCCATGTGAAACAGGGTGGTTCATGATATATTTGGGTTGTTTATCTTAACTGTAACTACACAGTTGATTCCAGCACAAGATGTAATTTATCCTCTTTTGCATTAGTTTAGAGCAGGCACCATGCTGGGATTTGACTGTGGTCTGTAAAATCTAAAGGGGGCtgcacacttacagtatgtctTCTGGGTCAAAAGCTACATCAAGCTGTAGAGACAGTCATCTATAAATAAAGGATTTAAAGAGTAGAAGATTATCTTACttgctacagtatattgtgcCTGTAGGAATTGGTCATGGTTCATTATTCTAAAGAAAGGTTAATCGTTGTCTGTTCTCATTAAATGAAGCCTGTGCTATGAAACAAACTTTATACACAATCACAAAGACCTCAAAAATAACAAGATCTGGTGCCAACTgagattatataaaaacaataaacctAGGAAGTAGATTTTTTGTGGAAGTAGAActcattttttaatgttatcaGTCTGAGGGGTGACTTAAGGTTTGCATACAACAGATAAGTTCCCATTTAGAAGCACTGTAGTAATAGTGTGGGAAGGATTTAATGCCCCCCTTTGTCCtgttaaatttttaaatattttattcttgaAGAGTTCAGCTCCTTTGAGATATAGTGCACCTGTCTGACCCAGATAGTACATAAACAAGTGATTTTACAGGGTAGTATTATAGAAGCTAAAAAAGGACATGACCTCGATCTTGTTTACTGCACATTACAGAATAATTACATCGACATGTTCACTGATTAAGTGCTGTGTCTTTTGACCTACTATTTTAATGGCTTTGTTTAGTTGGATGCACTCTTAAATCTTAGCTAAAATGTTGGTAATAACACTCTTTTTAACACGTAAGCCTATTAACCAACATTTGTGCATCAGATGCCTTCCAGTGATTTCCCATCTGTGACAAACATCTAACTATTATATATTAAGTATTAATTCCCACAGAGAATTGCTTTAAAATGGGTCATGTTTGCAAACGTATCCCCCACCATCCTACATAGATTATGGGATTACACTGGTCAATAATAGCAGATTGCTTGTGTACATTGTTCAGAGCATTGTGTTACACTATGTTACTTTATGCAACATTAAACTGCTTCTATTTAATATGATGTAAAATTATACTATATGTCACCGTAAAGCATAAGCTGTTCCAGCACCCAAACAATATAAAATCTTTATAGTTTTCCCATTTTTGGTGAATATCTATATACTTATTTAAATAtaggaaaatgaaagaaaaccaaaaacataACAGAATATTTACAACAGTTCACTGGTCTGAATTGCTTGCAATCAGGGTTTGTTTAAGCCAAGCCATAGAGATAATGTTGCAGAGTGGAAGTGGTAGAAGAGCTAAAAATGGAGGTTTGGTGAGAGAATGCAGTGTCTGGTTCTCCCTAAGGATGTCatatgaggagagagagaaataatgacAAGT encodes:
- the olfm1a gene encoding olfactomedin 1a isoform X4, giving the protein MQPASKLLSLILLVLMGTELTQVLPANPEESWQVYSSAQDSEGRCVCTVVAPQQTMCSRDARTKQLRQLLEKVQNMTQSIQTLDERTQKDLQYVHRMEVQLRGLETKFKQVEENHKQNIAKQYKG